Genomic segment of Eremothecium sinecaudum strain ATCC 58844 chromosome VIII, complete sequence:
TGAATTTAACTTAGTGATGAATGAATGCATTCACAGAGGGTTGCCATTCAACCCTAGCTAATATAGTCGCCAGGGACGAATAATTCAATGGGATATCCGGATATACCCAATTATTAAAAGTGCTATAATTCATGTAAGTTGTAACTGTACACATTTTAAGGATAAAAAATAGATACCCTAGTATATATCTGTTGTGCGATAACTTTGAATTAACGTCAAAGCATTAACACACCCAATCACTGTTTCTTATCTTCTCTTGAAGTAACTTGAAGAGCCACAAGTGGCAACTGCATAATCAAAAACAGAATCTCCCATATTCAAAAGTTTATTCGTATATTCTTTTACTGGACCGTCCCCTAAATAGTCAGTTTTAAGTGTCAATCCGGTATTTCTCTTTATGCCTGCTAGACATGTAGATACAAGCACTACATCAATGGAAAAATGAATAACTTTACCAAACTGCAGATATGTCGTTAGTTAAAGAGATTTCTTTTTAAAGTCTCTTGCAAATTATCATACCAATGCCATTATGGTGTTTTAGAATGGTGAATACTACAAATTATTTCAATAGCAGGTTTTTTTGTGCTGCCTCCCAAGTCGCTTGATATTGCGAGGGAACTTTTGAGataaaaatatcaaaaaattCCCTTCGTAATTATTGGTGAAGCTCTTAGCTGCACACCCAAAAGGAAATAAAAATACCCTCGCTGGATCAATATGTTAAGTAGAAGTTTTGCAGGTATAGGTAAGACTGCAAGGCTACGGTTACCTGTTAGCAGGCCGCTTTGCCGCTTTATGTCAACAGAGCCGGAAATTGTACTGAAGGATAAA
This window contains:
- the ATG44 gene encoding mitofissin (Syntenic homolog of Ashbya gossypii AFR298C; Syntenic homolog of Saccharomyces cerevisiae YIL156W-B; 1-intron in Ashbya gossypii) → MALFGKVIHFSIDVVLVSTCLAGIKRNTGLTLKTDYLGDGPVKEYTNKLLNMGDSVFDYAVATCGSSSYFKRR